The following proteins come from a genomic window of Oricola thermophila:
- a CDS encoding chloride channel protein, which produces MIETFKRIPAIVASWIRPNVDTFLSTGQPKIWALSLIIGAGVGMAAILFREAIGLVQLLWLGTRTEEVLTAARNIAWYWIFLAPVAGGAVVGALLHLLNAKRTGGVADVIEARAMAGRPLDFRDGILSAIVTAVSLGAGASAGREGPVVHLGATLASVIGHRRKLPEWCVRTLLAAGVASAVSASFNAPIAGVLFAHEVILQHYAFRSFVPIVIASTAGTVLSRLWFDEATAFFVPAYQITSYWEFPAFALLGVVSAIVAVLFQFSLIAADYVARNVQLPLFLRPVIGGMAVGAIAVFFPHVLGVGYQVTDQALWSQLPLHLLLVLIVAKSIATAITLASRFGGGVFSPSLYLGAMTGGAFGLIAGSVFPDMASSGGLYAILGMGAVAGAVIGAPISTTVMVFELTGGYTLSIALLLTVAIAYGINQAIHGHSYFHWQLEMRGLFIHEGPHRSLTRAKRVMDFMDLLEPDAEPVNLAEDDGTPVLRPSDTLERALRLFDSHGVSRLPVCDEGDPRRVIGWADQVRALRYFNKALIDASIEEHR; this is translated from the coding sequence ATGATTGAGACCTTCAAACGCATTCCTGCCATTGTCGCAAGCTGGATCCGTCCGAATGTCGATACTTTCCTGTCGACCGGGCAGCCGAAGATCTGGGCCCTTTCGCTGATCATCGGTGCCGGCGTCGGCATGGCTGCCATATTGTTCCGCGAGGCGATCGGGCTGGTGCAGCTTCTCTGGCTGGGCACGCGCACGGAGGAGGTCCTCACCGCGGCGCGCAACATCGCCTGGTACTGGATTTTCCTGGCCCCGGTAGCTGGCGGAGCGGTTGTCGGCGCGCTTCTTCACCTGCTGAACGCGAAACGCACCGGCGGCGTGGCCGATGTCATAGAGGCCCGCGCGATGGCCGGCCGTCCGCTGGATTTCAGGGACGGGATCCTATCGGCCATCGTGACGGCAGTTTCGCTCGGCGCCGGCGCCAGCGCAGGACGCGAGGGGCCCGTCGTCCATCTCGGCGCGACGCTCGCCTCGGTCATCGGGCACCGGCGGAAACTGCCCGAGTGGTGCGTGCGCACGCTACTCGCCGCGGGTGTGGCCAGTGCCGTCTCCGCCTCCTTCAACGCGCCGATAGCCGGCGTCCTGTTCGCTCACGAGGTGATACTGCAGCACTATGCCTTCCGGTCCTTCGTACCCATCGTGATCGCCTCGACCGCGGGCACGGTGCTGTCGCGCCTCTGGTTCGACGAGGCGACCGCCTTCTTCGTGCCGGCCTACCAGATCACCTCCTATTGGGAGTTTCCTGCCTTCGCACTGCTGGGAGTCGTCTCCGCGATCGTTGCCGTCCTTTTCCAGTTTTCATTGATCGCCGCCGACTATGTCGCGCGAAACGTCCAGCTGCCCCTGTTCCTGCGGCCGGTTATCGGCGGCATGGCTGTCGGCGCCATTGCGGTCTTCTTTCCGCATGTGCTGGGCGTCGGCTACCAGGTCACCGACCAGGCGCTGTGGAGCCAGTTGCCGCTCCACCTCCTCCTTGTCCTGATCGTTGCCAAGTCGATCGCCACCGCCATCACCCTGGCCTCCCGCTTCGGCGGCGGCGTGTTCTCGCCATCGCTCTATCTCGGCGCGATGACCGGCGGCGCATTCGGCCTGATCGCCGGATCGGTTTTTCCCGACATGGCTTCGAGCGGCGGGCTCTACGCCATTCTCGGCATGGGCGCGGTCGCCGGCGCGGTCATCGGCGCACCGATTTCGACCACGGTCATGGTCTTCGAGCTGACCGGCGGCTACACGCTGTCGATCGCCCTGCTGCTCACCGTGGCCATTGCCTATGGCATCAACCAGGCAATCCACGGCCATTCCTATTTCCACTGGCAGCTGGAGATGCGCGGCCTGTTCATCCACGAAGGCCCGCACCGCAGCCTGACGCGCGCCAAGCGGGTCATGGACTTCATGGACTTGCTGGAACCGGACGCCGAGCCGGTCAACCTGGCGGAGGACGACGGGACGCCGGTCCTCAGGCCCAGCGACACGCTGGAGCGCGCGCTGCGCCTTTTCGATTCTCACGGCGTGTCGCGCCTGCCAGTCTGCGACGAAGGCGATCCGCGCAGGGTCATAGGCTGGGCCGATCAGGTCCGGGCCCTGCGTTACTTCAACAAGGCGCTGATCGATGCCTCGATCGAGGAACACCGTTAG
- a CDS encoding dienelactone hydrolase family protein, whose amino-acid sequence MTRKPTITQAMIDAYDEYTHLTLDRRRFMNRLTKLAGSSAAAAVIAPMLAASSAKAAMVEAGDQRISGEDVSFDGATGAMSGYFVTPAGASDPLPAVIVIHENRGLNEHIRDVARRLALEGFAALAVDFLSPLGGTPEDEDRARAMFGELDGAATVANAAAARQFLAGHDATNGKVGAVGFCWGGGLVNYLAVADTGLNAAVAYYGRQPAAEDVPAIEAPLLLHYAGLDDRINAGIDAYRAALEQNGKEFTIHVYEGVNHAFNNDTSEARYDKTAAELAWSRTLAFFREKLG is encoded by the coding sequence ATGACGCGGAAGCCGACAATCACCCAGGCGATGATCGACGCCTATGACGAGTATACCCACCTGACGCTCGACCGCAGGCGGTTCATGAACCGGCTGACGAAGCTGGCGGGATCCAGTGCCGCAGCGGCGGTGATCGCGCCCATGCTCGCGGCCAGCAGCGCGAAGGCGGCCATGGTCGAGGCCGGCGATCAGCGCATTTCGGGCGAGGACGTGTCCTTCGACGGGGCGACCGGAGCCATGTCCGGCTACTTCGTGACGCCGGCAGGCGCGTCGGACCCGCTCCCCGCCGTCATCGTCATTCACGAAAACCGCGGCCTCAACGAGCACATCCGCGACGTGGCGCGGCGGTTGGCGCTGGAGGGATTCGCCGCGTTGGCCGTGGACTTCCTGTCACCGCTCGGCGGCACGCCGGAGGACGAGGACAGGGCGCGGGCGATGTTCGGCGAGCTGGACGGCGCCGCCACGGTCGCCAATGCGGCGGCGGCGCGGCAGTTTCTCGCCGGGCATGACGCCACGAACGGCAAGGTCGGCGCGGTCGGCTTCTGCTGGGGCGGCGGGCTGGTCAATTACCTGGCCGTCGCCGATACCGGGCTGAACGCGGCGGTGGCATATTACGGACGGCAGCCGGCGGCGGAAGACGTGCCGGCAATCGAGGCCCCGCTGCTGCTGCACTATGCGGGGCTCGATGACCGGATCAATGCCGGTATCGACGCCTATCGGGCCGCGCTGGAGCAAAACGGCAAGGAATTCACGATCCATGTCTACGAGGGCGTGAACCACGCCTTCAACAACGACACCTCGGAGGCGCGCTACGACAAGACGGCTGCGGAACTGGCCTGGAGCCGCACCCTTGCCTTTTTCCGGGAGAAGCTCGGCTAG
- a CDS encoding LysR substrate-binding domain-containing protein, giving the protein MKERRIRFRHIRTFLEVARQRNATRAAERLNTVQPAVSRSLRELETEIGRPLFERTSDGLVLTEAGERLYHFANTGMSHIEMGVAEAAGDGHHEVVSFGALPNITRRILPEAVLRFKRVRPGIIVRLLSGTNEELLGKLRTGEVDFVIGRLAGPETMTGLSFEHLLYENMVFAARAGHPLADLDLVPLSSVDRHLVILPPPKTVIRQELDKFLVANGIPRFRDSIETISFEFAKLIVRDSDAVVALPFGAMEPELADGTLVQLATPSETLRGPVGLTFLPGRQLSPPTLMLLEILRDRISRLAGANTV; this is encoded by the coding sequence ATGAAGGAACGGCGCATCCGCTTTCGGCACATCCGCACCTTTCTCGAAGTGGCACGCCAGCGCAACGCGACGCGGGCCGCCGAGCGGCTCAACACCGTCCAGCCGGCGGTGTCCCGCTCGTTGCGCGAACTGGAGACGGAAATAGGGCGCCCGCTCTTCGAGCGGACGTCCGACGGGCTGGTGCTCACGGAAGCCGGAGAGCGGCTGTACCACTTCGCAAACACCGGCATGAGCCACATCGAGATGGGCGTGGCAGAAGCCGCCGGAGACGGCCATCACGAAGTCGTATCCTTCGGTGCACTGCCCAACATCACCCGGCGAATCCTTCCCGAAGCAGTCCTCAGGTTCAAGCGGGTCCGTCCCGGCATCATAGTCCGGCTACTGTCGGGCACCAACGAGGAACTGCTCGGAAAGCTTCGCACCGGCGAGGTCGATTTCGTCATCGGCCGGCTCGCCGGGCCGGAAACCATGACGGGATTGAGTTTCGAGCACTTGCTCTATGAAAACATGGTTTTTGCCGCCCGCGCCGGTCATCCGCTCGCTGACCTTGATCTGGTGCCGCTTTCCAGCGTCGACCGCCACCTTGTCATTCTCCCCCCACCGAAAACGGTGATCCGGCAGGAACTCGACAAGTTTCTTGTTGCCAACGGAATTCCACGTTTCCGCGATTCCATAGAGACAATCAGCTTTGAGTTCGCAAAGCTGATAGTTCGGGACAGCGATGCTGTTGTCGCCCTTCCCTTTGGTGCCATGGAGCCGGAGCTGGCTGACGGTACGCTGGTCCAACTGGCAACTCCGTCGGAGACGCTGCGTGGCCCGGTCGGCCTCACATTTCTGCCCGGACGACAGCTTTCTCCGCCGACCCTCATGCTTCTGGAAATCCTTCGGGATCGGATTTCCCGCCTCGCGGGCGCCAATACTGTATAA
- a CDS encoding ATP-binding protein, producing MKVDIDMGKTAAGDAAMLDIEELLATRLLVQGNSGSGKSHLLRRLLEQSAKWVQQVVIDPEGDFVTLADAFGHVVVDADRSEGELVGIANRIRQHRVSCVLTLEGLEIDDQMRAAATFLNALFDAEREYWFPVLVVVDEAQMFAPAAGGEVAEDARRASLGAMTNLMCRGRKRGLAGVIATQRLAKLAKNVAAEASNFLMGRTFLDIDMARAADLLGMDRRQAEQFRDLRRGSFVALGPALSRRPLKVEIGPVETGARSSSPKLMPLPDKPEDVEELIFTPDPEDFVRPAAPRRAAPQPRATTDIMDDLARAVERQESGSGEETETEMPGRKPPLSAEEMESWITDTLAEITSDPNSAFRSDSELYQDFLMRGRMRRISGAPLPLGEFRLRLAIARAGVDEETAASEAWQTAVTLAGNVTDDLKGVFLMLAAAAIRNAPCPSDAEIARAYGTHSARRARRFLDWFEEKGLVVTHTDHAGKRIVAFPDLDARTQGGDADAPLADAAE from the coding sequence TTGAAAGTCGACATCGACATGGGAAAGACGGCCGCCGGCGACGCGGCCATGCTCGACATCGAGGAGCTGCTTGCCACCCGCCTGCTCGTCCAGGGCAATTCGGGGTCCGGAAAGTCCCATCTTCTGCGCCGCCTGCTCGAGCAGTCCGCGAAATGGGTGCAGCAGGTCGTGATCGACCCGGAGGGCGATTTCGTGACGCTTGCCGACGCCTTCGGCCATGTCGTGGTTGATGCCGACCGTTCCGAGGGCGAACTCGTCGGCATCGCCAACCGCATCCGCCAGCACCGTGTCTCCTGCGTGCTCACGCTGGAGGGGCTGGAGATCGACGACCAGATGCGCGCCGCTGCGACCTTCCTGAACGCGCTGTTCGACGCCGAGCGCGAATACTGGTTCCCGGTCCTCGTCGTTGTGGACGAGGCGCAGATGTTCGCGCCCGCCGCCGGCGGCGAGGTCGCCGAAGACGCGCGCCGCGCCTCGCTGGGCGCCATGACCAACCTGATGTGCCGCGGCCGCAAGCGCGGCCTTGCAGGCGTCATCGCCACCCAGCGCCTCGCCAAGCTCGCCAAGAACGTCGCCGCGGAAGCCTCCAACTTCCTGATGGGCCGCACCTTCCTCGACATCGACATGGCCCGCGCCGCCGATCTCCTCGGCATGGACCGCCGCCAGGCCGAGCAGTTCCGCGACCTGCGCCGCGGCTCCTTCGTCGCCCTCGGCCCAGCGCTGTCGCGCAGGCCGCTGAAGGTGGAGATCGGCCCCGTCGAGACCGGCGCGCGCTCCTCGAGCCCGAAACTGATGCCGTTGCCTGACAAGCCGGAGGATGTTGAGGAGCTGATCTTCACGCCGGATCCCGAGGATTTCGTCCGCCCCGCGGCCCCGCGCCGCGCCGCGCCCCAGCCGCGCGCGACCACCGACATCATGGACGATCTCGCCCGTGCCGTGGAAAGGCAGGAATCCGGTTCCGGCGAGGAAACCGAAACGGAAATGCCCGGCCGCAAGCCGCCGCTATCCGCGGAGGAAATGGAATCCTGGATCACGGACACACTGGCCGAGATCACCTCGGACCCGAACTCGGCCTTCCGCTCCGATTCCGAGCTCTACCAGGACTTCCTTATGCGCGGCCGCATGCGCCGCATCTCCGGCGCGCCGCTGCCGTTGGGCGAGTTCCGGCTGCGCCTGGCAATCGCGCGGGCCGGTGTCGACGAGGAGACGGCCGCCTCGGAGGCCTGGCAGACGGCGGTCACGCTTGCCGGGAATGTCACCGATGACCTGAAGGGCGTGTTCCTCATGCTGGCCGCGGCGGCCATCCGGAATGCCCCCTGCCCGTCGGATGCCGAGATCGCCCGCGCCTACGGCACCCACTCGGCCCGCCGCGCGCGCCGCTTCCTGGACTGGTTCGAGGAAAAGGGCCTGGTCGTCACGCATACCGACCACGCCGGAAAACGCATTGTCGCCTTCCCGGACCTTGATGCCCGCACGCAGGGCGGCGACGCTGACGCCCCGTTGGCCGACGCCGCGGAATAG
- a CDS encoding FAD-binding oxidoreductase, whose product MALSDIKPAERNESGIALAVQILKQRFGDNFSTGEALRRQHAHSTTYIPAQLPDGVVFAESADDVQQAVQICADNKVPIVPFGTGTSLEGHVNAPAGGISIDVSRMNRVIEVHAEDLDCTVEPGITRKQLNEYLRDTGLFFPIDPGADASLGGMAATRASGTNAVRYGTMRDNVISLDVVLPNGRKITTAKRARKSSAGYDLTRLIVGSEGTLGVITSLTLRLQGIPQAISAGVCPFPTLDAAANAVIMTIQMGIPVARIELVNELQMKAIVEYSKLDLPISPCLFVEFHGSDAGVKEQAETFGEIAAELGSSGFIWSTREEERLKLWQARHDAYWACIALRPGAKAVATDVCVPISRLADCIAETEVDIEEAGLVAPIVGHAGDGNFHVSVLVDDTNPKEIEALENFVERLNTRALAMGGTCTGEHGIGQGKMKFLEMELGGALDVMRAVKRAIDPDNIMNPGKIVRL is encoded by the coding sequence GTGGCACTGAGCGACATCAAACCTGCCGAGCGCAACGAGAGCGGCATCGCACTCGCCGTGCAAATCCTCAAGCAGCGTTTTGGCGACAATTTCTCGACCGGCGAGGCGCTGCGCCGCCAGCATGCCCATTCGACGACCTACATTCCGGCACAATTGCCCGACGGTGTCGTGTTTGCCGAAAGCGCCGACGACGTACAGCAGGCGGTGCAGATATGCGCCGACAACAAGGTCCCGATCGTACCGTTCGGCACGGGGACGTCGCTGGAGGGACATGTCAACGCGCCTGCGGGCGGCATTTCCATCGATGTCAGCCGCATGAACCGGGTCATCGAGGTGCATGCCGAGGATCTCGACTGCACGGTGGAACCCGGCATCACGCGCAAGCAGCTGAACGAGTATCTGCGTGACACGGGGCTGTTCTTCCCGATCGACCCGGGCGCGGATGCCAGCCTGGGCGGCATGGCCGCGACGCGCGCCTCGGGAACCAACGCGGTGCGCTACGGCACGATGCGCGACAACGTGATCTCGCTCGACGTGGTGCTGCCGAACGGACGCAAGATCACCACGGCGAAGCGGGCCAGGAAAAGCTCGGCCGGCTACGACCTGACGCGGCTGATCGTCGGCTCGGAAGGCACACTCGGCGTCATCACCTCCCTGACGCTGCGGCTGCAGGGCATACCGCAGGCGATCTCGGCGGGGGTCTGCCCGTTCCCGACGCTGGACGCGGCGGCGAATGCCGTCATCATGACGATCCAGATGGGCATTCCGGTTGCGCGCATCGAGCTTGTCAATGAATTGCAGATGAAGGCAATCGTCGAATATTCCAAGCTCGACCTGCCTATCTCGCCCTGCCTGTTCGTGGAATTCCACGGCTCCGATGCCGGGGTGAAGGAACAGGCGGAAACCTTCGGCGAAATCGCGGCGGAGCTGGGCAGTTCCGGGTTCATCTGGTCGACACGAGAGGAAGAGCGGCTGAAGCTGTGGCAGGCACGCCATGATGCCTACTGGGCCTGCATCGCGCTGCGGCCCGGCGCCAAGGCCGTGGCGACAGATGTATGCGTGCCGATCTCCCGGCTGGCGGACTGCATCGCCGAAACCGAGGTCGACATCGAGGAGGCCGGGCTGGTCGCCCCCATCGTCGGGCATGCCGGCGACGGCAATTTCCATGTCTCGGTGCTGGTGGACGACACGAACCCGAAGGAAATCGAGGCGCTGGAGAATTTCGTCGAACGGTTGAACACGCGGGCGCTGGCCATGGGCGGAACGTGCACCGGCGAGCACGGTATCGGACAGGGCAAGATGAAATTCCTGGAGATGGAGCTCGGCGGAGCCCTCGACGTGATGCGGGCGGTCAAGCGCGCCATCGATCCCGACAACATCATGAATCCGGGCAAGATTGTCAGATTGTGA
- the aqpZ gene encoding aquaporin Z, producing the protein MIKKLAAEGFGTFWLVFGGCGSAVLAAGYPTLGIGFAGVALAFGLTVLTMAYAVGHISGGHFNPAVSLGLAVAGRFDFKELVPYWIAQVAGGLVAGIVLYAIASGAPEFSPGGFASNGYGANSPGQYGLFAALLCEVVLTAGFLVVILGATSKRAPAGFAPLAIGFALTLIHLVSIPVTNTSVNPARSTAVAFFAETGAAGQLWLFWVAPLAGAALGALAWRGLLAED; encoded by the coding sequence ATGATCAAGAAACTCGCGGCCGAGGGGTTCGGCACATTCTGGCTTGTTTTCGGCGGTTGCGGCAGCGCGGTGCTCGCGGCCGGGTACCCGACGCTGGGAATCGGCTTTGCCGGCGTGGCGCTGGCTTTCGGTCTCACCGTGCTGACCATGGCCTATGCGGTCGGGCATATTTCCGGCGGGCATTTCAATCCCGCGGTATCGCTCGGCCTGGCGGTGGCCGGACGGTTCGACTTCAAGGAACTGGTTCCCTACTGGATCGCACAGGTCGCCGGCGGCCTTGTAGCGGGCATCGTGCTCTACGCGATCGCGTCGGGCGCGCCGGAATTCTCGCCGGGCGGTTTCGCCTCGAACGGCTATGGCGCGAATTCGCCGGGCCAGTACGGCCTGTTCGCGGCACTGCTCTGCGAGGTGGTGCTGACGGCGGGATTCCTCGTCGTCATTCTCGGGGCGACCTCGAAACGGGCGCCCGCCGGTTTCGCGCCGCTCGCAATCGGGTTCGCGCTGACGCTGATCCACCTGGTCTCGATCCCGGTGACCAACACATCGGTCAACCCCGCCCGGTCGACGGCGGTGGCCTTCTTCGCCGAGACGGGCGCTGCGGGGCAGCTGTGGCTGTTCTGGGTGGCACCGCTCGCAGGCGCCGCACTTGGCGCGCTGGCCTGGCGCGGCCTGCTGGCCGAGGACTAG
- a CDS encoding response regulator, whose translation MIGSGKTRPETLLPETANLEDYQALLSVAADWIWFTDKDHKFCYFAGRVKEATGVDPEKMLGKSRKGIFLDNANGEIEYRAHLETLDRHEPFRDFIYKFIDPQGEVRWIAVDGHPVFDANGEFQGYRGLGRSLGGVLNKLAEVDQARREKRQLETIIDAGLNAVSSGIVIYGPDERIAYANDAVHSMFPGVSDMMVPGTALADLLREAIRRGVYAEFDEIRDLEGEALEREVGKRLAEHRTESHVAEQQLPDGRWCRVENRRLENGIIVSIRTEITDWKRHTADMDAARAEVEKSFALLQTILDNVPIGMIVYDEDDRFLLANRTLRADQPQIAPAMQPGKKLEEAVEIARETGVWNRTDDTEVDRLFETDPEEWKRRKLEEFRQQRFESMRHTADGRWFKIVNIRTDEGLMIGLRMDVTELKNQQTALAERLRENELYQNIIEAIPASVYAKTPDLKLVYANSGWEKFSGMPIAEALGKTDEDVYGETGREFMEADRRVLETGEVQQVEEIGRNADGTPQYRLARKSMATGSDGSVYLVGVTTDISELKAREQDAVDARTKAELAQNVLDRLSSPVMVKNAEGIYVIANKAFADIHGKSIEEIVGSSARELIPPEDYEKATMYEDEVMATGETRVHEHDIVCADGTVFAAKVFKSRERLADGNDYLVVRIEDISKFRKRENALREAQHKAEAADRAKSEFLANMSHEIRTPMNGVLGMAELLAASELNEKQRTFADVIIKSGNALLTIINDILDFSKIDAGQLELDPAPFDLREAVTDVATLMTGRARQKDIEMIVRVDPAVHDSFVGDVGRLRQVLTNLVSNAVKFTEYGHVLIDVDGRDLGDRTELTFKVTDTGIGIPPEKLETIFEKFSQVDGSSTRRHEGTGLGLAISSSIVKMMGGDYGVESTPNEGSTFWFTVTLPKHGERVVPARPSVDVTGSRILVVDDNEVNRSILSEQMSAWKFETVAVGSGVEALQALREAQAAGKPFDCMVLDYQMPGMNGLDVAASVRLDSRLSATPIVILTSADNGVSLEDIRRLAIEKNLMKPARASMLLEAIVGAMTDPRDRQLSPLAGPVSAAGAPAPESPETAEAAGAPRADGTTRPVEGMVAAAPRRDEPARPAGPEATVVATPTVARAEPGPAPAGESSGSARDGASADAGEFALDILIAEDNDVNQLVFSQILFDSGYRFEIVGDGRQAVDTSERKPPRLILMDVSMPELNGLEATALIREREQAGGRRTPIIGVTAHALKGDREKCLEAGMDDYLSKPISPDALLAKVAEWLERSDPAAASG comes from the coding sequence ATGATCGGCAGTGGAAAGACGCGACCGGAAACGCTCTTGCCGGAGACCGCGAACCTCGAGGACTACCAGGCGCTATTGTCGGTTGCGGCCGACTGGATCTGGTTCACCGACAAGGATCACAAATTCTGCTACTTCGCCGGCAGGGTGAAGGAGGCCACGGGCGTGGATCCCGAAAAGATGCTCGGCAAGTCGCGCAAGGGCATCTTTCTCGACAATGCAAATGGTGAGATCGAATATCGCGCCCATCTCGAGACGCTCGACCGGCACGAGCCCTTTCGCGACTTCATCTACAAGTTCATCGACCCGCAGGGCGAGGTGCGCTGGATCGCCGTGGACGGCCATCCGGTATTCGACGCCAACGGCGAGTTCCAGGGCTATCGCGGCCTGGGCCGAAGCCTGGGCGGTGTCCTCAACAAGCTGGCCGAAGTCGATCAGGCCCGCCGCGAGAAGCGGCAGCTCGAGACCATCATCGACGCCGGCCTGAATGCCGTCTCCTCCGGCATCGTCATCTACGGTCCCGACGAGCGGATCGCCTATGCCAACGATGCCGTCCACTCCATGTTCCCCGGCGTTTCCGACATGATGGTACCCGGCACCGCCCTTGCCGATCTCCTGCGCGAGGCGATCCGGCGCGGAGTCTACGCGGAATTCGACGAGATCCGGGATCTCGAAGGCGAGGCCCTCGAACGCGAGGTCGGGAAAAGGCTGGCCGAGCACCGGACCGAAAGTCATGTCGCCGAGCAACAGCTTCCCGACGGACGTTGGTGCCGCGTCGAGAACCGGCGCCTGGAAAACGGCATCATCGTTTCGATCCGCACCGAGATCACCGACTGGAAGCGTCACACCGCGGACATGGATGCCGCAAGGGCGGAGGTCGAGAAGTCCTTCGCGCTGTTGCAGACCATTCTCGACAACGTGCCGATAGGAATGATCGTCTACGACGAGGACGACCGCTTCCTCCTCGCCAATCGCACGCTGCGCGCAGACCAGCCGCAGATCGCGCCGGCCATGCAGCCCGGAAAGAAGCTGGAGGAGGCTGTCGAGATCGCCCGCGAGACGGGCGTCTGGAACCGGACCGACGACACCGAGGTGGACAGGCTGTTCGAGACCGATCCGGAGGAATGGAAGCGCCGCAAGCTGGAAGAATTCCGCCAGCAGCGGTTCGAATCCATGCGCCATACCGCCGACGGGCGATGGTTCAAGATCGTCAACATTCGCACTGACGAGGGCCTGATGATCGGTCTGCGCATGGACGTGACCGAATTGAAGAACCAGCAGACCGCCCTCGCCGAACGGTTGCGCGAGAACGAGCTCTACCAGAACATCATCGAGGCCATACCGGCATCAGTCTATGCCAAGACACCTGACCTGAAGCTCGTTTACGCCAACTCCGGATGGGAGAAATTTTCCGGCATGCCGATCGCCGAGGCGCTCGGCAAGACCGACGAGGACGTCTATGGCGAGACCGGGCGGGAGTTCATGGAGGCCGATCGGCGTGTGCTCGAAACCGGGGAGGTTCAGCAGGTCGAAGAGATCGGTCGGAATGCCGACGGTACCCCGCAATACCGCCTCGCCCGCAAGAGCATGGCCACCGGCTCCGACGGTTCGGTCTATCTTGTCGGCGTCACCACCGACATCAGCGAGTTGAAGGCTCGAGAACAGGATGCCGTCGACGCGCGGACCAAGGCGGAACTGGCGCAGAACGTGCTTGACCGGCTCTCGAGCCCCGTCATGGTGAAGAATGCCGAGGGCATCTACGTGATCGCCAACAAGGCGTTTGCCGACATTCACGGCAAGTCCATCGAGGAAATCGTGGGCAGCAGCGCCAGGGAGTTGATCCCGCCGGAAGATTACGAGAAGGCGACCATGTACGAGGACGAGGTCATGGCCACCGGCGAGACCCGTGTCCACGAGCATGACATCGTCTGTGCCGACGGCACCGTGTTCGCAGCCAAGGTCTTCAAGTCTCGCGAGCGCCTGGCCGACGGCAACGACTATCTCGTTGTCCGCATCGAGGACATCTCGAAGTTCCGCAAGCGCGAGAATGCCTTGCGGGAGGCTCAGCACAAGGCCGAGGCGGCCGACCGCGCCAAGTCGGAGTTCCTCGCGAACATGAGCCACGAGATCCGGACGCCGATGAACGGCGTCCTCGGCATGGCCGAACTGCTCGCGGCCAGCGAACTGAACGAGAAGCAGCGCACCTTCGCCGATGTAATCATCAAGTCCGGCAATGCGCTGCTGACCATCATCAACGACATTCTCGACTTCTCCAAGATCGACGCCGGACAGCTGGAACTCGACCCCGCGCCTTTCGACTTGCGCGAGGCGGTCACCGACGTTGCCACCTTGATGACCGGACGGGCGCGGCAGAAGGACATCGAGATGATCGTGCGCGTCGATCCGGCGGTCCACGACTCCTTCGTCGGCGATGTCGGCCGGCTGCGGCAGGTGCTGACCAACCTCGTTTCCAACGCGGTCAAGTTCACCGAGTACGGCCATGTCCTGATCGACGTGGATGGCCGCGATCTCGGCGACCGCACGGAACTGACCTTCAAGGTCACCGACACCGGCATAGGCATACCGCCCGAGAAGCTGGAGACCATCTTCGAGAAATTTTCCCAGGTGGACGGCTCGTCCACGCGCCGCCACGAGGGGACCGGTCTTGGCCTCGCCATCTCTTCCTCCATCGTGAAGATGATGGGCGGCGACTATGGCGTGGAAAGCACTCCCAACGAGGGCTCCACCTTCTGGTTCACCGTCACCCTGCCGAAACACGGCGAGCGGGTGGTGCCGGCAAGACCGTCCGTCGACGTCACCGGCTCGCGCATACTCGTTGTCGACGACAACGAGGTGAACCGCTCGATCCTGTCCGAGCAGATGAGCGCCTGGAAATTCGAGACCGTCGCCGTCGGCTCCGGCGTGGAGGCCCTGCAGGCGCTGCGCGAGGCGCAGGCCGCCGGCAAGCCCTTCGATTGCATGGTGCTCGACTACCAGATGCCGGGGATGAACGGCTTGGATGTCGCCGCGTCCGTGCGCCTCGACTCGCGTCTTTCCGCGACACCCATCGTCATTCTGACCTCTGCCGACAACGGCGTCTCGCTTGAGGACATCCGCCGTCTCGCCATCGAGAAGAACCTGATGAAACCGGCGCGCGCCTCGATGCTGCTGGAGGCCATCGTCGGTGCCATGACCGATCCGCGGGACCGCCAGCTTTCGCCCCTCGCCGGTCCGGTCAGCGCAGCCGGCGCGCCGGCACCGGAAAGCCCGGAAACTGCAGAGGCAGCGGGGGCGCCACGCGCGGACGGAACGACGCGGCCGGTTGAAGGCATGGTTGCAGCTGCGCCCCGGCGGGACGAACCCGCACGCCCCGCAGGGCCGGAAGCGACCGTTGTGGCAACACCGACCGTTGCACGCGCCGAGCCTGGTCCCGCGCCTGCCGGGGAATCGAGCGGCTCGGCCCGCGACGGCGCCAGCGCCGACGCCGGGGAATTTGCCCTCGACATCCTGATTGCCGAGGACAATGACGTGAACCAGCTCGTCTTTTCGCAGATCCTGTTCGACAGCGGCTATCGCTTCGAGATCGTCGGCGACGGCAGGCAGGCGGTGGACACCAGCGAGAGGAAGCCGCCGCGCCTGATCCTGATGGACGTGTCCATGCCCGAACTGAACGGTCTCGAGGCGACCGCTCTCATCCGCGAACGGGAACAGGCCGGCGGCCGGCGCACGCCGATCATCGGCGTCACCGCCCATGCCCTGAAGGGCGATCGCGAGAAGTGCCTCGAGGCCGGCATGGACGACTATCTGTCCAAGCCGATCAGCCCCGATGCACTGCTCGCCAAGGTTGCCGAGTGGCTGGAGCGCTCGGACCCTGCGGCGGCGAGCGGCTAG